A genomic region of Dermochelys coriacea isolate rDerCor1 chromosome 18, rDerCor1.pri.v4, whole genome shotgun sequence contains the following coding sequences:
- the LOC119844952 gene encoding probable glutamate receptor: MEEAFRLALCVTMGLLLLGGLCLAGAIETGNAVSKGGDEEGQGATDPQTLTVTTILQDPYAMARGTELEGYCLDLLDMLAKMLHFNYKVIIVKDGRYGAVSSIGNWTGMVGEIVRQEADLAVAPLTIMSAREEVISFTMPFLGTGIGILLRKDAASQGASLFSFLAPFSKETWTGLMAAYLLTCLCLFLAARLSPCEWKEPKSEENHFTFLNSLWFGAGALTLQGAAPHPKALSGRIIAAMWWLFTLSLLAAYIANFTALLRAGNEPLPIQTFEDLVKQREIEFGTVESSSTFQFFKNSRNPIHQMIYEYMDKRRDHVLVKNYHEAVQRVLESNYAFIGESVSQDLLAARHCNLIRAPEVVGARGFGIATAKGSPWASKLSLAVLKLGESGDLDYLRNKWWETTCFHKGPDTWSPLKPEAMGGLFLVLAIGLVLGVIVALVELSNKSRHGAEREKKSCCSVLIEEMSHRFRVKESARENPEKVKS, translated from the exons GAGCTATCGAGACTGGAAATGCTGTCAGTAAG GGCGGCGATGAGGAAGGACAAGGGGCAACGGATCCTCAGACGCTGACTGTCACAACAATCCTG CAAGACCCCTATGCGATGGCAAGAGGCACAGAGCTGGAGGGCTACTGCCTGGATCTGCTGGACATGCTCGCCAAGATGCTGCACTTCAACTACAAGGTGATAATAGTGAAAGATGGCCGCTATGGGGCTGTCTCCTCCATCGGGAACTGGACCGGGATGGTTGGCGAGATCGTCAGGCAG GAAGCAGACCTCGCTGTGGCTCCCTTGACGATCATGTCAGCGAGGGAAGAGGTGATTTCCTTCACCATGCCATTCTTGGGCACGGGGATCGGGATCCTGCTCAGGAAGGACGCTGCCTCCCAGGGTGCTTCTCTCTTCAGCTTCCTCGCTCCTTTCAGTAAGGAGACCTGGACTGGCCTGATGGCTGCTTACCTTCTGACCTGCCTCTGCCTGTTTCTTGCAGCCAG GCTGAGCCCCTGTGAATGGAAGGAGCCCAAGAGTGAGGAGAACCACTTCACCTTTCTGAACAGCCTCTGGTTTGGAGCAGGAGCTCTTACCCTGCAAG gtgcagcgCCTCATCCCAAAGCGCTGTCCGGGCGAATCATTGCTGCCATGTGGTGGCTGTTCAccctctctctgctggctgcctacATTGCCAATTTCACCGCCTTGCTGCGCGCTGGGAACGAGCCGCTTCCAATCCAGACTTTTGAAGATCTcgtgaagcagagagagatcgAGTTTGGGACCGTAGAAAGTTCCTCCACGTTTCAGTTCTTCAAG AACTCCAGGAATCCCATCCATCAGATGATCTACGAGTACATGGACAAGAGGAGAGACCATGTTTTAGTCAAAAACTACCACGAGGCAGTTCAGCGTGTGCTGGAATCGAACTACGCCTTCATTGGGGAATCTGTATCCCAAGATCTTCTTGCAGCCAGGCACTGCAATTTGATCAGGGCTCCCGAAGTCGTTGGAGCAAGGGGATTCGGCATTGCTACAGCAAAGG GATCACCGTGGGCCAGTAAACTCTCCCTTGCTGTGCTGAAACTGGGCGAGTCAGGCGACCTGGACTACTTACGTAACAAGTGGTGGGAGACCACCTGTTTCCATAAGGGCCCAGACACATGGAGTCCTCTGAAACCGGAAGCCATGGGTGGACTTTTCCTGGTTCTTGCAATCGGCCTCGTGCTGGGAGTGATTGTGGCTTTGGTGGAGTTGTCAAACAAGAGCCGACATGGTGCTGAACGGGAGAAG AAATCTTGCTGCTCTGTTCTCATCGAGGAGATGAGTCATCGGTTCAGAGTAAAAGAAAGTGCAAGAGAGAATCCAGAAAAGGTTAAATCATAA
- the PANK4 gene encoding 4'-phosphopantetheine phosphatase → MAERGGRGTSSGSDSSLDKSITLPPDEIFRNLENAKCFAIDIGGSLTKLAYYSTVQHKVARVRSFDHSGKDIEHESPYEITVQEEITARLHFIKFENTYIETCLDFIKDHLVNTETKVLKATGGGAYKFKDLIEKKLGLKVDKEDVMTCLIKGCNFVLKNIPHEVFAYQKDSDTEFRFQTNHPNIFPYLLVNIGSGVSIVKVETEDKFEWIGGSSIGGGTFWGLGALLTKTKKFDELLQLASKGQHTNVDMLVKDVYGGAYQTLGLSGNLIASSFGKSATADKEFSKDDMAKSLLHMISNDIGQLACLYAKLHNLHKIYFGGFFIRGHPVTMRTITYSINFFSKGEVQALFLRHEGYLGAIGAFLKGAEQDNPNQYSWGENYAGSSGLMSTSPDLCPMQRARSGTFDMFEMDRLERPLVNLPLLKDPSTYIPDTVDLTDDAMARKYWLTCFEEALDGVVNRAMASQPDSMDAAERAEKFRQKYWNKLQTLRQQPFAYGTLTVRSLLDTREHCLNEFNFPDPYSKVKQKENGIALKCFPSVIESLDSLGWEERQFALVKGLLAGNVFDWGAKAVSDVLESEPQFGFEEAKEKLQERPWLEDSYSEWIQRLKEGPPHKCALIFADNSGIDIILGVFPFVRELLSRGTEVILACNSGPALNDVTYNESLIVAERIAAMDPIIQSALTEERLLLVQTGSSSPCLDLSRLDKGLALLVRERRTDLVIIEGMGRAIHTNYYAALQCESLKLAVIKNSWLADRLGGKIFSVIFKYEVPRK, encoded by the exons GTGGGTCGTTAACCAAGTTGGCTTATTATTCAACTGTGCAGCATAAAGTAGCAAGAGTGAGATCTTTTGATCATTCTGGAAAG GACATAGAACATGAATCTCCATATGAAATTACAGTTCAAGAGGAAATCACGGCTCGACTGCACTTCATTAAATTTGAGAACACTTACATTGAAACCTGCTTAGATTTCATTAAAGACCATCTTGTCAACACAGAAACTAAAGTGCTCAAAGCCACAGGAGGTGGTGCCTACAAATTCAAAGACCTCATTGAGAAGAAGCTAGGACTGAA GGTGGATAAAGAAGATGTAATGACTTGCCTAATTAAAGGGTGTAACTTTGTGTTAAAAAATATACCCCATGAGGTGTTTGCATACCAGAAAGATTCAGATACAGAATTCCGATTTCAGACAAATCATCCAAATATTTTCCCTTATTTGCTAGTCAATATTGGCTCTGGGGTTTCTATAGTGAAG GTGGAAACAGAGGACAAATTTGAATGGATTGGAGGGAGTTCAATCGGAGGGGGAACATTCTGGGGTCTTGGAGCTTTACTCACAAAAACAAAG AAATTTGATGAATTGCTGCAGCTTGCTTCAAAGGGACAGCATACAAATGTCGATATGCTGGTGAAAGATGTGTATGGTGGGGCCTACCAGACACTGGGGCTAAGTGGAAATCTAATAGCTAGCAGCTTTGGGAAATCTGCCACAGCAGATAAAG aattttCTAAAGATGATATGGCAAAGAGTTTACTGCACATGATCAGTAATGACATTGGACAGCTTGCCTGCCTCTATGCTAAACTCCATAACCTACACAAAATTTACTTTGGAGGATTCTTTATTCGGGGTCATCCAGTCACTATGCGCACAATCACCTACAGTATTAACTTCTTCTCCAAG GGAGAGGTTCAGGCATTGTTCCTGAGACATGAAGGCTACCTGGGAGCCATTGGGGCATTTTTAAAAGGAGCTGAACAAGACA ATCCCAACCAGTACAGTTGGGGAGAGAATTATGCTGGGAGTTCTGGCCTTATGAGCACTTCACCCGATCTCTGCCCCATGCAACGTGCAAGGAGTGGAACG TTTGACATGTTCGAAATGGATCGGTTGGAGCGACCGCTTGTTAACCTACCCTTGCTAAAGGACCCATCCACATACATCCCTGACACTGTTGACCTCACTGATGATGCAATGGCCAGGAAATACTGGCTTACTTGCTTTGAGGAGGCTTTGGATGGG GTAGTGAATCGTGCTATGGCCAGTCAGCCAGACTCTATGGATGCAGCTGAGCGAGCAGAAAAGTTCCGACAGAAGTATTGGAATAAGCTTCAGACGCTCAGACAGCAGCCTTT TGCTTATGGCACCTTAACAGTTAGAAGTTTGTTGGATACGAGGGAACACTGTCTAAATGAATTCAACTTTCCAGACCCCTATTCAAAG GtaaagcagaaagaaaatggCATAGCGTTAAAATGTTTTCCAAGCGTAATCGAATCTTTGGATTCATTaggctgggaggagaggcagtTTGCTCTGGTGAAAGGACTTCTTGCGGGGAATGTCTTTGACTGGGGAGCAAAAGCAGTCTCAGA TGTTCTGGAATCTGAGCCACAATTTGGATTTGAAGAAGCCAAGGAAAAATTGCAAG AGCGCCCGTGGCTAGAAGATTCCTACAGTGAGTGGATACAACGACTAAAG GAAGGTCCCCCTCATAAATGTGCCTTAATTTTCGCAGATAACAGTGGAATAGACATCATTTTAGGAGTCTTCCCCTTTGTCAGAGAGCTACTCTCTAGAGGTACAGAG GTTATATTGGCTTGTAACTCTGGCCCTGCACTAAACGATGTTACCTACAATGAATCCTTGATTGTCGCTGAGCGGATAGCAGCAATGGATCCCATTATACA ATCTGCGCTGACGGAAGAGAGGTTGCTGTTGGTACAAACAGGTTCCAGTTCCCCATGTTTAGATCTGAG CCGGCTGGACAAAGGCCTGGCCCTGCTGGTCAGGGAGCGGAGGACTGACTTGGTTATAATCGAAGGGATGGGCCGCGCTATCCATACGAATTACTATGCAGCTCTGCAGTGCGAGAGCCTCAAACTTGCAGTCATCAAAAACTCATGGTTGGCTGATCGGCTGGGCGGGAAAATCTTTAGTGTCATCTTTAAGTATGAAGTGCCACGCAAGTGA